The following proteins are co-located in the Trichormus variabilis 0441 genome:
- a CDS encoding FAD-binding oxidoreductase: protein MSEQKIDAQGVNVIQDQSLVSSVITDFGNLIKGNTLGIIQPHNIEEISSAIEFAKQQNSRLKARGKGYTQSGQSVAQDAFTLDLTRLNHISKVDTVTQAIATEAGATWQDIVTTTMKFGMLPCVLPLNLEQTVGGLLSTGGIGSTSKTYGPVVANVIDLHIITGNGEHIQCSRTQAPELYHAVLGGLGGCGIIASATLALRKTKKYIRTFHLLYDSLKAWMDDHVLLSRNHQIEHLEGFCWTSAKGIRQTTNGKSFFAHWLYGLQVGIEYDEAAPSVSDVLQNLNYWQLFHTEDEETVSHVFRYQPRFEVMRASGGWNQAHPWIECFISAEALTEILPEILDMLPLSLGDGHRAIMVASDNLPSLFMMPPAKNILCFAILPMAVPVGDTKTFDVLAKVSQILLSAGGKRYLSGWLGKSDFDWQQHYGTSYETWETMKQRYDPSHILG, encoded by the coding sequence ATGAGTGAACAAAAAATCGATGCTCAAGGGGTGAATGTAATCCAAGATCAGAGTCTTGTGTCGAGCGTTATTACTGACTTTGGCAATCTGATTAAAGGTAATACTCTTGGCATTATCCAACCTCACAATATTGAGGAAATCAGTTCAGCAATAGAATTTGCCAAACAACAGAATTCACGACTCAAAGCTCGTGGTAAAGGTTACACGCAAAGCGGACAGTCCGTGGCTCAAGATGCTTTCACCCTTGACCTGACGCGACTAAACCATATATCTAAAGTAGATACCGTGACGCAGGCGATCGCTACTGAAGCTGGGGCAACATGGCAAGATATAGTTACCACAACTATGAAATTCGGAATGCTTCCCTGTGTTCTCCCCCTCAACTTGGAACAAACAGTAGGAGGGCTACTTTCCACAGGCGGTATTGGTAGCACTTCCAAAACTTATGGCCCCGTCGTTGCCAATGTGATTGATTTGCATATCATCACCGGGAATGGTGAACATATCCAATGCAGCCGCACACAAGCACCAGAACTCTACCATGCAGTTTTAGGTGGTTTAGGAGGATGCGGCATTATTGCCAGCGCCACATTAGCACTACGGAAAACTAAAAAATACATTCGTACTTTTCATCTACTTTATGATTCTCTGAAAGCCTGGATGGATGACCATGTATTGTTAAGTAGAAATCACCAAATAGAGCATTTAGAAGGATTCTGTTGGACTTCGGCTAAAGGTATTCGTCAAACTACTAATGGTAAAAGTTTCTTTGCCCATTGGCTTTATGGACTACAAGTTGGCATTGAGTATGATGAGGCAGCACCATCTGTAAGTGATGTATTACAAAACTTAAATTACTGGCAGCTTTTCCATACAGAAGATGAAGAAACTGTGAGTCATGTTTTTCGCTACCAACCCCGCTTTGAAGTTATGCGGGCAAGTGGTGGATGGAATCAAGCTCACCCTTGGATAGAATGTTTCATTAGTGCTGAAGCCTTGACCGAAATCTTGCCAGAAATTCTGGATATGTTACCGCTAAGCTTGGGCGATGGACACAGAGCCATCATGGTTGCATCTGATAACCTACCTAGCTTATTTATGATGCCACCAGCCAAGAATATTCTTTGTTTTGCAATTCTCCCTATGGCTGTTCCAGTTGGAGATACCAAAACTTTTGACGTGTTAGCAAAAGTTAGTCAAATACTTCTCAGTGCAGGAGGAAAACGCTATCTCTCCGGTTGGCTTGGTAAATCAGATTTTGATTGGCAACAGCATTATGGTACCAGTTATGAGACTTGGGAGACTATGAAACAACGGTATGATCCAAGTCATATTCTCGGCTAG
- a CDS encoding class I SAM-dependent methyltransferase has translation MEKLSAIKKPDINVADAWEQYWNKTLVNSTPVLWDANVERAVVVDLPRFELLFNPELPLIDFACGNGTQTKFLSQFFPRVIGLDVSKSALEIAAKENTAANISYRLLDGLVPEQAAQIHSEIGDANIYMRTGFHHIPVEKRELLGQSLRILLGKQGAMYLIELGTGCIDFFNSLLEKYGQLPYELLLVMEHGIRPGIFTAEDIELYFPDFEILSQGEGLFQSIHKLPDGNYATPPAFWAVIKHR, from the coding sequence ATGGAAAAGCTTAGTGCTATCAAAAAACCTGACATTAACGTTGCTGATGCTTGGGAACAATATTGGAACAAAACTTTAGTTAATTCAACTCCGGTTTTGTGGGATGCCAATGTAGAAAGAGCTGTAGTCGTTGATTTACCACGGTTTGAATTATTATTTAATCCCGAACTCCCACTCATTGACTTTGCTTGTGGTAATGGTACACAAACTAAGTTTCTCTCGCAATTTTTCCCTAGAGTGATCGGATTGGATGTTTCTAAGTCTGCGCTGGAAATAGCAGCTAAGGAAAACACTGCTGCAAATATTTCATATCGCCTTCTTGATGGTTTAGTACCCGAACAAGCTGCACAAATACATTCGGAAATCGGTGATGCCAATATTTATATGAGAACAGGTTTTCACCACATTCCCGTAGAAAAAAGGGAGTTGCTTGGTCAATCTTTACGCATACTTCTTGGTAAACAAGGAGCAATGTATTTAATTGAATTAGGTACTGGCTGTATTGACTTCTTTAACTCACTCTTGGAAAAGTATGGACAATTACCATACGAACTATTGTTAGTCATGGAACACGGCATTAGACCAGGGATTTTCACAGCAGAAGATATTGAATTATATTTTCCTGATTTTGAAATTCTCAGTCAGGGTGAAGGCTTATTCCAAAGTATTCATAAACTACCTGATGGCAACTACGCAACACCACCAGCATTTTGGGCAGTAATTAAACACCGCTAA
- a CDS encoding class II glutamine amidotransferase — MCQLLGMNCNVPTDICFSFEGFSARGGKTDHHSDGWGIAFFEGKGCRIFLDAKPSIDSPIADFVRCYPIHSTHVIAHIRKATQGEVALENCHPFRRELWGRYWVFAHNGNLPDFQPPIQSFYQAVGHTDSEKAFCLILETLRQSFPEGKPSLEKLYPVLQQVTKTLAAIGVFNYLLSDGEHFFTHCSTNLSYIVRQAPFAAAHLIDQDMTVDFNELTTPSDRVAVIATTPLTDNEVWTPIQPGELLVFQDGLPLRHIFN; from the coding sequence TTTGAAGGATTTTCCGCGCGGGGAGGAAAGACAGATCATCACAGTGATGGTTGGGGAATTGCTTTTTTTGAAGGAAAGGGATGTCGAATATTTTTAGATGCTAAACCCTCTATAGATTCTCCGATAGCCGATTTTGTGCGATGCTATCCCATTCACTCTACCCATGTCATCGCCCATATTCGCAAGGCAACCCAAGGTGAAGTCGCCTTAGAAAACTGCCATCCTTTCCGCCGAGAACTCTGGGGAAGATATTGGGTGTTTGCTCACAACGGTAATTTACCTGACTTTCAACCACCAATACAAAGTTTTTATCAAGCTGTCGGTCATACTGATAGTGAAAAAGCGTTCTGCTTGATATTAGAAACACTGCGGCAAAGTTTTCCCGAAGGTAAACCCTCCCTAGAAAAACTGTATCCTGTATTGCAACAGGTTACAAAAACATTAGCGGCAATCGGTGTTTTCAACTATCTACTATCTGACGGAGAACATTTCTTTACCCATTGCTCAACCAACCTAAGTTACATAGTCCGTCAAGCACCTTTTGCGGCTGCACACCTGATTGATCAGGATATGACTGTAGATTTTAATGAATTGACAACACCAAGCGATCGCGTTGCTGTTATTGCCACTACGCCGCTTACAGATAACGAAGTTTGGACACCAATTCAACCAGGAGAACTGTTGGTCTTTCAGGATGGTTTGCCACTAAGGCATATATTCAATTAA